In Rhodamnia argentea isolate NSW1041297 chromosome 4, ASM2092103v1, whole genome shotgun sequence, the following proteins share a genomic window:
- the LOC115744537 gene encoding diacylglycerol kinase 7-like, with protein sequence MDSPKTPENGVRVAARSSVIESFRGCGLTGMRIDKEELRRRLIMPKYLRIAIRNSIRYKDPNSVDENQPADENPEHPEAPMVVFINSRSGGRHGPELKLRLHQLIAEEQVFDLQDVKPQEFVLYGLGCLEKLASLGDQCAKEIREKIRVVVAGGDGTVGWVLGSLGELHRLHREPVPPVGVIPLGTGNDLARSFGWGGSFPFAWKSAVKRTLDRASTGQVCRLDSWDAMISTPMGEEIKLPHSLKPIEDCALHEDLEFEGQLPEKSSCFGGVFYNYFSIGMDAQVAYGFHHLRDEKPYLAHGPIANKLIYSGYTCSQGWFFTPCTSDPSLRGLKNILRMHIKKVNCTEWEKVPVPSSVRAIVALNLHSYASGRHPWGNLKPEYLEKRGFVEAHVDDGLLEIFGLKQGWHASFVMVELISAKHIAQAAAIRLEIRGGEWTNAYMQMDGEPWKQPLSKDYSTFVEIKRVPFHSLMIQGE encoded by the exons ATGGATTCCCCGAAGACGCCGGAGAACGGGGTGCGAGTGGCGGCGAGGTCGTCGGTGATCGAATCGTTCCGGGGCTGCGGGCTGACGGGGATGCGAATCGATAAGGAGGAGCTAAGGCGGAGGCTGATCATGCCCAAGTACCTCCGCATCGCTATTCGGAACTCGATCCGGTATAAGGACCCGAACAGCGTTGATGAGAATCAGCCCGCGGACGAGAATCCCGAGCATCCCGAGGCCCCCATGGTTGTTTTCATCAACTCCCGCAGCGGCGGGAGGCACGGGCCTGAGCTCAAGCTCCGGCTTCACCAGCTGATTGCTGAGGAACAG GTTTTTGATCTACAAGACGTTAAGCCTCAGGAGTTTGTTTTATATGGGTTGGGTTGCCTCGAAAAGTTGGCTAGTCTAGGTGATCAATGTGCCAAGGAGATCCGGGAGAAAATAAGAGTTGTG GTTGCAGGTGGAGATGGTACCGTTGGTTGGGTATTAGGATCTCTTGGAGAACTTCACAGACTGCACCGAGAACCAGTCCCTCCTGTGGGAGTCATTCCTCTTGGTACAGGGAATGACCTGGCTAGGAGTTTTGGCTGG GGTGGTTCTTTCCCCTTTGCTTGGAAATCTGCTGTCAAAAGGACTCTTGACAGAGCAAGTACCGGTCAAGTGTGTCGTCTAGACAG TTGGGATGCTATGATATCCACGCCGATGGGTGAAGAAATTAAGTTACCTCATTCTCTAAAGCCCATTGAAGATTGTGCTCTTCATGAG GATTTGGAATTTGAAGGGCAATTGCCCGAGAAATCCAGTTGCTTTGGAGGAGTGTTTTACAATTACTTCAGTATAG GAATGGATGCACAGGTCGCTTATGGCTTTCACCATTTACGCGATGAAAAGCCTTATCTTGCTCATGGTCCAATTGCAAATAAG CTGATCTACTCCGGATATACATGCAGCCAAGGGTGGTTTTTTACACCTTGCACGAGTGATCCGAGTCTTAG GGGACTAAAGAACATTCTAAGGATGCACATTAAGAAGGTCAACTGCACAGAATGGGAGAAGGTTCCTGTGCCTTCCAG TGTCAGGGCCATAGTGGCGCTGAATCTTCATAGCTACGCCAGTGGAAGGCATCCATGGGGTAATTTGAAGCCAGAATATCTAGAGAAG AGAGGATTTGTTGAGGCCCATGTGGACGACGGTCTGCTTGAAATATTTGGCTTGAAGCAAGGATGGCATGCCTCATTCGTCATGGTTGAGTTGATATCCGCTAAGCACATTGCCCAG GCTGCTGCTATTCGGCTGGAAATCAGGGGCGGGGAGTGGACCAACGCGTACATGCAGATGGATGGAGAGCCCTGGAAACAGCCGCTGAGCAAGGATTATTCAACTTTCGTGGAAATCAAGAGGGTGCCCTTCCACTCGCTAATGATCCAGGGAGAGTGA